The Tubulanus polymorphus chromosome 3, tnTubPoly1.2, whole genome shotgun sequence nucleotide sequence TGTCGGTTTGTCGTGCGGAACATTTGCATCGACGTCTCGCTGCGGTCGGTGCTTTTGCGGCCGCAGAAAATCTGTAGGAACACACGTCGGAACTTGTTGCCGAACACGCAATAGAGCAGAAAGTTGATCGCCGAGTTGATGGCGACGAGCAGATTGCTGACTGTCGTGAATCGCGTGAAGAACCAGTGAGCGTGTAGATCGGCCATCGACACGATCGCAACGAAGATGTTGTCGATCAGCGCCGGCAGTTGACACACGAGAAACACGATCACGACGACGATAACCATGATCGTCAGGTTGTTCTCGCGCGCCGTACGGGCGTTCATCTGGTTGCGCGCGCGTTGCGAGTCTTTCACTGCTCGTAACAACAGTATGTTCAACGTGAACAACAACAGGAATGGCAGTAGAAAAATGAAGAACAGATACATGTACGTTCGGTATATTTTCAGAAACACGACGTTGTTGCCTAGCTTCGACGGATGGATCTCGGGACAGTTGTGCGTCTCGTTGTCGAGGCGAGTCAAATCGGCCGGGCTGAACGTGTTCTTTTCCATCATGCGCGGAACGTTGTACAGTATCGACACGAACGACACGAGTAAACTGACTTTGATGGCGCGTTTCGGCGTGCACATGTTCGACGCCTGCAACGGTCGGCAAACGGCGATGTAACGTTCGACCGTGAACGACACGGTGATGTAGATCGTGCCTGTCTGCCCGATCAACGCGAGCGGATAGACGACCGGATTCAGGTATGGGTACACGCAGCGGTAGCTGTCGTTCAGCATGCTTATCGTCATGCTCAGTATCATCATGATGAGCACGATGCAGTCGAACACGGCCTGCGCGATCAGGTAGCACGACATGGACGAACGCATTCGCCGTCGGCTCAGCACGATCACGGCGAGCACGTTGCCGATGATGCCTAGAATGCAGATCGTTGGCGCCACCACACCGTAGACGCCGAACTGAAAATTTACGATTCCCGTATCGCTGTTCGTCGCTTCGCTGTCATTCATCGTGTTTTCACTGTTCGTTATCAACTATTACATCACTGAAACAGCAAACAGAAAAAGATGTTATTTGATTGTCCATGGTTAGAACTATTAGGGTACCTACAACTTGATAACTGtagagtagccgtgttaaccgCATTTAGAATAAATAACATGACAAATAGTTCTGTAAACGTTTACTTTTAATTTGACGCACAAGCTTTTGCAACTTATGTACAGAAAAGAGTACATCAGGTGAATGATTACTTAAAAATTTTGATTATCCTTAGCACTACCTTAACTTGGTTTCTAATTTGGTTACCGCATTATAAGGCAAAAAAAAGTCTAGGTCCCAACTGTACCGATTTAGGCGTTGTTTACTGTACAACCCTTTAAAAGTATTTTCCATTTAGAAGGTGTTTATAAGTAAAGATTTTCTTACGAGACCACagaattaatggtttaccgagataaacagtactgatttaggtGTCTACAGTAATTACGACTTAtagtgatgcagacgcttcctcgaaatttgaaattttcttctttaaaaCCCCTTGAAAACTCCTGATATCCAGGAATGGCTGATCTGTAGGGAACCGGATATAACCTGGATTGTGATCagagatagaataaaagaaagTACACTCATTAATCGTCGTTTCTTGGGCGCATCCAGGTGAACGCTATGAATCGCGCTTTACCGTATAATTGATTTTTTCGTACATACGTCTAACTGATTAGGCTGATCGATGACATCAGCGCTTTTTTACGAGCGCCTATTAAGTTCTAATCGAGATCGTTTTAATGAACCTCGATAACGCTAATTCCTTTTCCTCCCAATTACTCTCTCCGGTACGCTGAGATGAGTAGTGCTAATAGTACGCCGCGATTGATTTTCGGTCGGCGGATTAGTGCTTTTTCTACTACCCTTCATCAAATCGTTTACGCTAATTGGCGCCACTTGgcgttcaattcaattcgctTATTCAGTCAGTAAAATGCCTCATTTGAGCTTTCTCGTCACCTTTCCAGTATTTCTTATAGTTGTAtggtatagtatagtatattcatttttcataagcCATACATACAGTGTAATAAGTCGATAATATTTTTAAGTGCACTTTATATGTGGTTATGAAGGATCCAGTTCTAGCCAGCTGGTTGTACTTAGAATAAAGGCACTGGACCCTGAGCAAGGTGAACAACAgggtgataatgataataataatgataattgacGAGGATATAccacaataattcagccaaaaatggAAAAGTTCTTGAATAAAAGTGTATTTGAGCAACGCTTTGGCTAAAGACATAAGCCATCATCAGCCATCATCTCTTGTACAttcatcttacacggatattggtGAATCTTTTTGACtagaagtaataataataatgataatgataatagttattattataattatacaGCATTTTGATATGCCATACGTTGTTGATATGCCAATCAGATGCCATACCTTTTTATCTAGGCTATTGTTATCCGTTGATATTGTTGTAATGTTAATATCAAATGATgctttcaattaaaaattgaaaacttgCATAACTGCCAAACAAGGTCGCGCGCACACATTACATCGCACTTTTACATCAATAAACATCGAATGTCAATTTACGTCAAGCCGTGATGGAGCTTTCAGTTGAATAAGTTTCATCAATataaaaaagaagatatcTCCTATCGAAATAAGGTTTATATCGTGTTACTATAAAATCATAAGACGCTTTAAAAAGCTCGCTGATATCTCGgtatattcaaagaatttaaaaatgttaTCAGCGTGTTGTCCCATTGAAATTGCCTATAAtccttattgatttgaaattctttCGCACCGAGGTTAGTCTTATCAGTAGAAAATAACTTGAAATATGATCATTATCTATATAACCTATGCACGGTCAGTTTTATAGACGGGTACCAGGGGCtgactcaattgaaaattttaaccCTCCGCCGGGTTGAAGTAAACACCAGTCCCTGAATGTAAAGTTCATGTTAAAGTTGCCTGGCATTTCGCAATAATTTAGGGATCATTTGTCTTTTCGCGCTGAATTTCAACACCTTTTGTTTGGGTTCGTCATCGGCTGGTGTTGTTGTTGTCGTGGACTTGTCGCTGGTAACTCCTAATGAATTTGTCTTGTGTAGGTTTCTCTTCCAGTTATTGTCCTCCGGCTTCGACGTATCGTCTTTCAGCTCGGAGCGATCATTCTGTCCATCGACGAAGTACATTGGTATAAACGAGAGTTTAGTTTAGGGTGCGTTGTTTATACGCCCATATTCTCGAGTGATTTCGCTGATTAAACGTACGTGGTAACCCGCAGTCATCATCGCACTCGATAttgtaattttcatttatttctccTGTATTAATGGGTCGTTTGTTAATATTTGttccccccctctctctctctctctctttgtTATGTAATCATTTGTCTCTGTTCCGTTCGTATGTGCATTTTATTGCATGTAATTTTGTTATCACTTGGAAGCTATTAATCTTTATTGGATTGAATGGA carries:
- the LOC141901714 gene encoding FMRFamide receptor-like gives rise to the protein MNDSEATNSDTGIVNFQFGVYGVVAPTICILGIIGNVLAVIVLSRRRMRSSMSCYLIAQAVFDCIVLIMMILSMTISMLNDSYRCVYPYLNPVVYPLALIGQTGTIYITVSFTVERYIAVCRPLQASNMCTPKRAIKVSLLVSFVSILYNVPRMMEKNTFSPADLTRLDNETHNCPEIHPSKLGNNVVFLKIYRTYMYLFFIFLLPFLLLFTLNILLLRAVKDSQRARNQMNARTARENNLTIMVIVVVIVFLVCQLPALIDNIFVAIVSMADLHAHWFFTRFTTVSNLLVAINSAINFLLYCVFGNKFRRVFLQIFCGRKSTDRSETSMQMFRTTNRQTVTGTTMSAAGSQRQANATGSRREHNNVVVKQGLQNNNHVNGHATQFIDADDVEIPVDNDDPRRRLITTTTVATDDEV